CCAGCCAACAAGAGAGAGACAGCAGAAGATTTTGTGGGCCACTTTAGGGATGTGAACTGGAGGTGGGCGCCACCTCTTCTTTACAAATTCTACTGGCCAGAAATGGTCATGTGACCCCAGTAAGACCCGTGGacagctgggaaatgtagttcagcTGTGCACCCAGGAGAGAAGAGCTGTTTAATGAGCAGCTAGCTAGTCTCTGCCACTAATAATAATACTAACATTAATTCCTAAGGCTTTATTCTGAATCTGGTTCTAAGAAAGCACTCTGATGACACCAAAGGTCAATCAAGTGGCTCAATGGAAGTTTTGgcttaactgatttttaaaagtttgacatAACCTAGGAAAGCATACCTTCTattccagcaattccacttttagaTATGTACCCTAAAAACCCTCACACACATGGACCAGGATATGTGTACGAGTGTTAATAGTAGTAAATAAGTCAATCTGATCATACCTAATTTAGGGTACAGTCATTCATTGAATTACAAGCAGTATGGAAAAAGGAATGACTGAAAATGTGGCCGAATCTTAGTACCAGTgttgagagggagaaggaagtttCAGATTACATTTATCATGAAATTCTTctttataaaattcaaaacagaaaaacaatatgtTGGCGGGGCACAATATGTACAGGATAATGGTATGTTTACGAGAGAAAAAGCACTTTACAGTCTTAAGGTCTTTGAATTTGCATCTGTCTTGGGTAAACTCCcgcagctggtgatggacaaggaggcctggtgtgctgcagttcatggggtcgcaaagagtcggacacgactgagcgactgaactgaactgaactgaggtaggTGTTCCAGACAGGGAAACAGGCATAGAGAAGTTGTCAAAGCTCACGGTTGGCCTCCAGACCTTGAACCTTTGTGCGAGCTGGTGTCACCTGCCTGGGTGGGCCATGGGGTGATTGTCATCTCTCCATCTGGTTGAAAAGTCACCCCCCATTCTTCCCTGGGgcccagcccacctggctccagaGAGGCTCGGAGGCAGCACTGTCCTGGGCCTGATGCATCCGGCTGCAGCCAGCACTGGGCAGGGAAATACCTCTGAAGGAGTGCCAGCTGAAGAGcatttccactgtctccttcctcctgggTCTGGAGGGCCACAATGAGCCCACAGCCCCGGCCAGGCCCAGCCCGGTGGCTGAAGTGGACAGCTGTGTCCAGAAGCAGGGCAGCCAGGTAGGCGGCTTCCTGGGACCCAGGGTCTTCTATTAGGTACTCCTCCAGGCCATCAAGCAGCAAGAGTGAGGGGGCTGGTCCACGGGCCTCATGGGCAGAGCACAGAAGCCGGAGGAGCTCACGGGTTGAGGGTGGGTACTGGAAGCGGATCTtctagaaagggaaaaaggaaagggcCAGATTCAGCACAGGAAGTCGGGCTTACAGTTAGAGCAGTCCTGCTTCCTTGCATATTCCCGCCGACGAGTCTCTCACCCACTAGACCTCTGGTTCCAGCGTGAAGCAGCTCAGAGGGATCGAATATTCTTCCGTTCACCAACCCCTCACCCTCGTTGTTTTCTTATCCTGCACTCGTCACTGCCCTGTATTATTAAGGACAAGGTATGCCTTTCTGCCAAATCTTTAGGGCAATCTTTCCACGGAAAACCTGCCCGTAGCGTCCAACTCCACCACGGACTAATGTTTAGCTCCGCCCCTGACTCCACCCCTTGGGACGCAAATTTGTGGATCCCGCTCCCTCACTGAACGGTTTCTCATTCCATCTTAAAAAGACTTCATACAGTTCCATCCCCAACTCGTCCATATTCCTTCCCACAATGTCGCTTCGTCTCCGCCATTGGTCTGTCTCCGCCTGTCACTCAATGCCCCATTCGCCCCGCTACGGGCTGGTCCACCTCTGGTCCCACCCCTCCCTACTTGTAATCGCAGCGGTTCGAGCGCCGGTCCAGTCCTGCGGGGCAGGCTTTGAAGGGGCCTCCGGGTCAGGAAGAGGACCGGGCCTCGGCCTTCCCCTGCCGCCTCCAGGGCCGCCGCGAATAGCAGCGCTGTCTTTCCAGAGCCTGGACCGCCGAGCAGCAGCAAAGGCGGTTCGGCCTCAGCTGTGTTCTTTCCGGGGCCCGCCGCGCTTCCCAAGTTTAGCACTCGCCTCAGCGTCTCCGCCATTTGCCGCGTACTTCTGTTCAATCGGCGGCCGGTGCCTGCCCTTAATCCCGCCCAGGGCGGGCTCTCATTGGTTACAGTGCACTTAGCTTCTCCAttagtccaaaaatctgttcctCAAAGTTAAATCGACGTTTCGTAGCTCCTCCCCTGGTGAAGGGGCAAATAACCTAGTTTGAGCAACAAATGGAGGCGTTTCAGGGCAATAAGGCCCTCTTGTAAGTGAGTCCGCTAGCGGAAGCACCACGAATACTATTATTGTGAACTAAGCAGCTAATCAGACAATATAAGGGTTGAGAGTTGGAGGGAACAGGCCCTAATCATGGACACATTACTTAAAGTCTCTGAGGCTCAGCTTTGCCCACCTGTAAAGTGGAGCACATGGTATCTCAGGAATATAGTGATGaacgtgtgtgcgcgcgcacgtgtTTCTGCTGATGTTTCCTAATGACAATGAAGGGGAGAGGTGGATAAGCTATGTGCTTGTCTCTCTCTGCGCTTGAATGCTTGcacaaatgtgtgtgtttggggttgCAAGCTTGAGGATATTTATGTGCAAAATATCCATCAGACAGCAAAGGAGTGTCTTTGAGGGTCTGTGAGAAGAGTCTCTGCTGGCTTCCTCATTGGCCTGGGGGCTTCTTGAGTCCTGCTTAGGGTACAGTGAGAGGCAGGAccatagaacaaaaaaaaaaaaaaaagagagagagaggaggcaaAGATGCAGACGCTGGGAGACTGAGGGAAAGCCGCAGCAGGACCTTCTTTGTCATATTCACTTCAGTATCTCCAGCGCCCAGACAGTGCTTAGGGCATTGCAGAGTCTCAAAAGGCTTGttaaaggaatgaataaagaaaggcAGGATAGATTGGAAactgggagagaaggaagaacaagGTGAATGACCAAGTTAGCACTGGTTGGATATCTTCGCACAGACTTCTCCCCAGAGCTGCCACTCACAGCCCTGTTGCCCTGGCAACTCTGTCTCCTGGTAACTTCAAAGTGGTGCCGTTGCCAGGAGACCCAGGGGCAGGGCGGAACTGAGATTTCCAGGgcgctctctctccctctggggCCAGAAAAGAGCTTCACAACATCCCTCAATACACCCACTCACACAGACAGGCACCCCCacactcctacacacacacacacacacacacacacacacacacacagggcatctCTGCATATATTTCACTTTCAGAATCCCCACCACCCACATGGTCACAATCATATCCTGACACAAAGCACCCCATACATACTCTTTCTCGCATTCATGCCCCCACACCCTTTCTCTTGCAAGCACACCAGAACACAGTCTGATACAACCATTCCTTtgccgccacacacacacacacacacatgaggcaCACTGTTACCTCGTCCTGTCAAATGCACCACCTCATCGCCTGATTCACCTCGCTTTGCAACACTCTAAACACACAAGCACCTGTATCACACAGTTCCACATAGTTTTAAACACCGGACCATGCTGAACACAGCCCCATTTCAAgtcctttgcacttgctgttccatTTCCTAGAGCATTCAGCTCCCAGATATCTATCCCttgttttttccattctattcagGTCTCTACTCAAATATCACTCACTTTTCCTGACTACCTGTGTAAAATCACACCCCTCCTCACTCTTTCACTGCTTCttcacctttattttcttttcaaatacttATCACTTCCAACCGTATGTACTTATCTTATTGCCTCTCTCCCCACTAGAATGTCAGCTCAATCGGGGTAGAGTCCCTCTTTCTTTCACTGCTGGATCTCCGGCTCCTAGAACAGCACCTGACATAGGATAGGTGCTCCTGAATGCATATACTGGCAGAGATGCAGACGTTAGGTGTATCTCTCATACATACACTACTTCTTTCCCTTGCTTCTTGGGACCCCATCTTCATGTCCTGACAGAAGGACTTTACCTTACAGGGACTCCCTAGAGGAGGCAGAACCAAAGGGTAAGGTGGACAGCTCAGGGTCAGTCTGTGTTCCTCCCTAGTTTGTTGGTATCctcaacaacaataataaattgttgataaatttattcatttagcaaacaCTTATTGAGCGTGTATGTTGTTCCTGACCCTGTTCTAGGAGGCACACAGACTCAGCAGTGAACAGAGAACAACATCTCTGTCTTAGTGGAACTGACATCTTAGTGAGGGAGGTGATAATGGCCACCAGGCATCATGAAGAGTTTAAATAGTCTATGAGCAGATGATaagtctgtatttaaaaaaatttttaaaagaggtttgcacagggaaagaaagggaagggacaATTGTTTGGTTTTTGCAATTTTGAATAGGATGGTAGGGGCAGGCCTCCCTGAGAAGGTAACACTTGAAGAAAGGCTCCTAGGAGGTGAGGGAGCGAATCATGCAAGTATGTGGGGGAAGAGCATTCCGGGGGGAGGCATCTGCAAGTGCAAAGGGCTGGAGGCACTGGGAGAACTTTGGCTTTTACACAGAGTGCCACGGAGAGCCCAGGGCGCGTTTGGACACAGGAGGGTCATGGTCTGACTTACATTACAAAAAGGAGCTGTTTTGGTCAAGTTGAGGATAAGATGCAGTGGGTCATGTGGAGAAGCCTTTTGAATAAGCAGGAACATCTTTATCTGGATTTTCTACCTAAGATTATCCACCCTGTAATGGGGGTGGGCAAGGCCAGGGCTGCAGTCTCCACCCTCTCTAGCCGGTCCAGACACTGTGCCCGGCAGCCCCAACCTGACCTTTTCTTGGCCTGCCCTTAACATCAGGACCATGGACAGCGCCAACTGGTTTGTTCGTAGAATGCTGTCCGTTGTGCTGAAACTTTGCTTCTCTGCTGGGCCCCATGGAGGCAGCTGTGCTACGGGGCTCAGGGGAAGGCAAGCCCTGGAAATAGATACTCCATGCGGTGAAGTAGGGGGCTACATGATCCTATCCCTCCTCTGCTTTCAGCACTCTCATGCGTCCATCTCATTTCTTGCAATGCAGAATCAACCACACCCCACTCCTCCAGGTACACTTCCTTTCCCTTCTATTTCCCCGTCGCTTGATCTGCTCCAGTCGCTCAGGTCTCCCCACTGTTCCCTGGACAAAGCCGGCACGTTGTCACTGCAGGGCCTTCATTcttgctgtcccctctgcctggaacactcccCCACTCCACACTGCGGTTATTTGCAGGGCTCtcgtctctccctccctccacaccACATCTCCAGTGCCAACTCCTCAGAAATAGCTTCCCTGGACACTCTCTTTAAATTGCAAACCGTGTCCTCATTCCAAAGTTGTCCCATTGTCTTCTCTAGCTTGAGTTTTCTGTTTATTCCTTATCAATATCTTACATATCAACGATACCAATTTCTGGCCCAAATTCTTGATCCTGCAGTTTGAAATTTAgattttttcagattttcaaaagGCACTATGGTGTAAATACGAGGTACTGATTAACACCCCTAGTTGGACCTGGGGTAACATTCTAAATCAAACACTATACTTTATCTGCAATGAAACATAAGAATATTCACATTAAGTTAAACAAAACCTATAATGACCTTATGTCAGTTCAGGTCAGGTTTTGCCACAAATGAGCTATGAGGATAATTTTGGTTTCCAGACCTTCTTGAAATTGGGAATTGTAGTTTTGTGGCTAACTTATTTATGTTGTTTATTGTTTCTCTGGTGTTAGAATgtgagctccatgaaggcagggttTTGTGTCTGTTCTGCTTAGTACTGCAGCCCCTTTGCCTGACAAAGCAGCACTTGGCAcgcatgggggtggggtgggctgtgCTCCACAATGTTTTTTGgctgaataaatggatggatgaatgaataaatgtgaaaGGAAAGCAGACTTCCCTTCCCTGGTTTTTGAATGACTCCGTGCCCTGAATGGCCTGTCTGAAGTCTCTTGAAACCACAgcgtgtttgtgtgtggggggggagctGTATGTGGCTCCCTGTCCTTCTACCTTCCCCAGTCTCTGCTGGGCCCTCAGGGATTGGTTCTCAGCACAACCTCATAATCAAAACCCCTGCTCAAATCCACGTAGTCAGGGATTCAGCGTGGAGGTTCCTACTGCCCTCATCATCCCCTTGTATTAGGACTTCTATGGTCGCCTCACCCTATTCCCTGTACCCTCAGCACCCTGGCCATGGTCAGAAACAGGCCAGTCACCTAAGGAAGACAGTCACATGAGGCCCCTCACAGTATGTTTGTGTGCCTTACATGTGGCTTGCAGGGCTGTTTGCATTTGACAAATGAAGAATCgagggcacagagaggttaattaactttcctgaggtcacagagaggttaattaactttCCTGAGGTCACACACCCAGGAAATGCTGAGCCTGGTTTAAAGCAAAGTCATGGACCCTACAGCCCCATGCTGcctctccactatctccctgtgACTATACACTCACACCCAGCCTCACTGACACCTCCTACACCCAACATTAAAGTCCTTCACCCCTgccacctggaggaggaaggcaggtGGCCAAACTTCTGTTACAAACAGGTCTTTATTAAAGATGAGGAGGGGGTGTGAAAGGGGGGCAGTGTCTCCCCTGCCCACTGCCTTTGGCTGCCGGGGATGGGGAGCCCTCTTTGCTCCACCCATGCCTCTATGATGGCACATCTGTATGAGGCTGAGGCATGGGGGGGCAGTATGAAGAACAGGGGTGgttctaaggaagaaaaaaacaactccCTTCCCACAGCCCTAATAAATAACAGAAGGGTTTGGAGTGACCTGGGCACAGGCAAGGGGGAATGCAGCACCCTGAACCCCAAAACCTCT
This genomic window from Cervus canadensis isolate Bull #8, Minnesota chromosome 4, ASM1932006v1, whole genome shotgun sequence contains:
- the SWSAP1 gene encoding ATPase SWSAP1, which produces MAETLRRVLNLGSAAGPGKNTAEAEPPLLLLGGPGSGKTALLFAAALEAAGEGRGPVLFLTRRPLQSLPRRTGPALEPLRLQKIRFQYPPSTRELLRLLCSAHEARGPAPSLLLLDGLEEYLIEDPGSQEAAYLAALLLDTAVHFSHRAGPGRGCGLIVALQTQEEGDSGNALQLALLQRYFPAQCWLQPDASGPGQCCLRASLEPGGLGPREEWGVTFQPDGEMTITPWPTQAGDTSSHKGSRSGGQP